A genomic window from Flavobacterium azooxidireducens includes:
- a CDS encoding branched-chain amino acid aminotransferase → MSSNLINEIDIVKASTSKISSVDFENLTFGNIFTDHMLMCDFKEGAWQKPVIKPYEPFMIDPSAKVFHYGQAIFEGMKAYKDEKDDVWMFRPDENFKRFNHSAKRLAMPEVTEDIFIGGLKAILDLEREWVKKGKGNTLYIRPFMIAIGSGVIAQPSTQYRFMIILSPARSYYSGEVKVIIAEHYSRAANGGIGAAKAAGNYSAQFYPTKLANERGFQQIIWTDDATHTKLEEAGTMNVFFRINDTLYTAPTGERILDGVTRKSLIDIARRDGIEVEVRSVLVTELIEAAKDGSLKEIFGAGTAAVVNPIIGFSYQDTYYELPKMENSYASQLKEKLTNIQYKLAEDTFGWTVKV, encoded by the coding sequence ATGAGTTCAAATCTTATTAACGAAATCGATATAGTTAAAGCTTCAACGTCAAAAATCAGCAGTGTGGATTTTGAAAACCTCACTTTTGGAAATATTTTCACCGATCACATGTTGATGTGCGATTTTAAAGAAGGTGCTTGGCAAAAACCGGTTATCAAACCATATGAACCTTTTATGATTGATCCTTCTGCTAAGGTTTTTCATTATGGACAAGCTATTTTTGAAGGAATGAAAGCATATAAAGATGAAAAAGATGATGTTTGGATGTTTAGACCTGACGAAAATTTTAAGCGTTTTAACCATTCTGCTAAACGTTTGGCCATGCCGGAAGTAACCGAAGATATTTTCATTGGCGGATTAAAAGCTATTTTAGATTTAGAACGTGAATGGGTTAAAAAAGGAAAAGGAAACACATTATATATCAGACCTTTTATGATTGCGATCGGTTCGGGTGTTATTGCTCAACCGTCGACACAATATCGTTTTATGATTATTCTTTCGCCGGCTCGTTCGTATTATTCAGGGGAAGTAAAAGTTATCATTGCCGAACATTATAGTCGTGCTGCAAATGGTGGAATTGGTGCTGCGAAAGCTGCCGGAAATTATTCGGCACAATTTTATCCAACAAAATTGGCTAACGAAAGAGGTTTTCAGCAAATTATTTGGACAGACGATGCTACGCATACCAAATTGGAAGAAGCCGGAACGATGAATGTTTTCTTTAGAATTAATGACACCTTATATACAGCACCAACCGGAGAACGAATTTTGGATGGAGTTACTCGTAAAAGTTTGATTGATATTGCCAGACGAGACGGAATTGAAGTAGAAGTACGTTCGGTTTTAGTTACAGAATTAATCGAAGCTGCAAAAGATGGTTCTTTAAAAGAAATTTTTGGTGCCGGAACTGCAGCAGTAGTAAATCCAATTATTGGGTTTTCTTATCAAGATACATACTACGAATTGCCCAAAATGGAAAATTCGTATGCTTCACAACTAAAAGAAAAATTGACTAACATTCAATATAAATTAGCGGAAGATACTTTTGGCTGGACGGTCAAAGTATAG
- a CDS encoding DUF4920 domain-containing protein: MKKTILVAIAVFSMIACKKEEVKEVAEVKTENFKTFGDSISADGVISKEDLLAKYETLKEGDTIEVKFRSDIKDVCQKKGCWMNMSLNEDKNAFVRFKDYGFFMPLNAAGSEAIVNGKAFISVETVDELKHYAKDAGKSQAAIDSITEPKVSYSFLSNGVLIKE; encoded by the coding sequence ATGAAAAAAACAATTTTAGTAGCTATTGCCGTTTTTTCGATGATTGCTTGTAAAAAAGAAGAAGTAAAGGAAGTAGCAGAAGTTAAAACTGAAAATTTCAAAACGTTTGGCGATTCAATTTCGGCAGATGGAGTGATTTCGAAAGAAGATTTATTAGCTAAATATGAAACCTTAAAAGAAGGTGATACCATTGAAGTTAAATTCCGTTCAGATATAAAAGACGTTTGCCAAAAGAAAGGTTGTTGGATGAACATGAGTTTAAATGAAGACAAAAATGCGTTTGTTCGTTTTAAAGATTATGGATTTTTTATGCCATTAAACGCTGCCGGTAGTGAAGCAATTGTAAATGGAAAAGCTTTCATTTCGGTAGAAACAGTCGATGAATTAAAACATTATGCCAAAGATGCCGGCAAATCACAAGCAGCGATCGATTCGATTACAGAACCAAAAGTTTCGTATTCGTTTTTATCCAATGGCGTATTAATTAAAGAATAA
- the mnmD gene encoding tRNA (5-methylaminomethyl-2-thiouridine)(34)-methyltransferase MnmD: MKREIIITSDGSTSIHLPEWEESYHSKHGAIQEAQHVFIKNGLSLCKGQSVSVLEIGFGTGLNAFITFLESQKSNQNIDYVGVEGFPISAQEVLQMNYVNQLNANQFELEFKKMHQSDWEENVTISEHFRLTKRKQLFNEINDKNQFDIIYFDAFGYRVQPELWSVEIFTKMFEALKEGGILVTYACRGPIKNAMKEGGFQIEKLAGPPGKREMLRGWK, from the coding sequence TTGAAAAGAGAAATAATTATTACTTCCGATGGTTCAACTTCCATCCATTTACCCGAGTGGGAAGAGAGTTATCATTCGAAACACGGAGCTATTCAGGAAGCTCAACACGTATTCATAAAAAACGGATTGTCACTTTGCAAAGGGCAATCCGTTTCTGTTTTAGAGATTGGTTTTGGAACGGGTTTGAATGCGTTTATTACCTTTTTAGAAAGTCAGAAAAGCAATCAAAACATTGACTATGTGGGTGTAGAAGGTTTCCCTATTTCTGCTCAAGAAGTTTTACAAATGAACTATGTTAATCAGTTGAATGCAAATCAATTTGAATTAGAATTTAAAAAGATGCATCAATCGGATTGGGAAGAAAATGTAACAATCTCAGAACACTTTCGACTAACAAAACGAAAACAATTATTCAACGAAATAAACGATAAAAATCAATTCGATATCATTTATTTTGATGCGTTTGGGTATCGTGTTCAACCGGAATTGTGGAGTGTAGAAATTTTCACAAAAATGTTTGAAGCTTTGAAAGAAGGTGGAATTTTAGTTACCTATGCTTGCCGCGGACCAATTAAAAATGCTATGAAAGAGGGAGGTTTTCAAATTGAAAAGTTGGCCGGACCACCTGGGAAAAGAGAGATGTTGAGAGGGTGGAAGTAG
- a CDS encoding TIGR00266 family protein has protein sequence MYKVTDYTIYGEEMQYVEINLSPSESVVAEAGGFMMMEDGIRMKTIFGDGSDAGGIMDKLFSAGKRLLTGESLFMTLFENNYPNQRKISFASPYPGKILPIDLNAVGGKFICQKDAFLCANQGVKIGIEFSRKLGRGLFGGEGFIMQKLEGSGMAFVHAGGTMAKIDLQPGEMIKVDTGCVVGFTQTVDYDVQLVGGIRNTIFGGEGLFFATLKGPGTVYVQSLPFSRLAGRIWAAAPQGGGKQKGEGSILGGLGNLLDGDNR, from the coding sequence ATGTACAAAGTCACAGATTACACCATTTACGGTGAAGAAATGCAGTATGTTGAAATAAATTTAAGTCCATCAGAATCGGTCGTTGCCGAAGCTGGTGGTTTTATGATGATGGAAGATGGCATCCGAATGAAAACCATTTTTGGAGACGGAAGCGATGCGGGCGGAATTATGGACAAACTATTTTCAGCCGGAAAACGATTGCTCACTGGCGAAAGTTTGTTTATGACTTTATTCGAAAATAATTATCCTAATCAACGCAAGATTTCATTCGCTTCGCCTTATCCCGGAAAGATTTTACCAATTGACTTAAACGCTGTTGGCGGAAAGTTCATTTGTCAAAAAGATGCTTTTTTGTGTGCCAATCAAGGTGTGAAAATCGGAATTGAATTTTCAAGAAAGTTAGGTCGCGGTTTATTTGGTGGCGAAGGTTTTATCATGCAAAAATTAGAAGGAAGCGGAATGGCTTTTGTTCATGCCGGAGGAACAATGGCAAAAATTGATTTACAACCCGGCGAAATGATTAAAGTTGATACCGGTTGTGTAGTTGGTTTTACGCAAACTGTTGATTATGATGTGCAACTTGTAGGAGGAATACGAAATACAATTTTTGGTGGAGAAGGGTTGTTTTTTGCTACATTAAAAGGTCCGGGAACTGTTTATGTGCAATCATTACCATTTAGCAGATTAGCAGGCAGAATATGGGCTGCGGCTCCTCAAGGCGGTGGAAAACAGAAAGGTGAAGGAAGCATTTTAGGTGGTTTAGGAAACCTTTTAGACGGCGATAATCGTTAA
- a CDS encoding LysR substrate-binding domain-containing protein, with protein MTITQLQYVLAVAEHKNFTLAAEKCFVTQPTLSMQIQKIEEELGIQIFDRTKKPIQLTEIGQKIVNQSKNIVNEANRIQDIVDQQKGFIGGEFRLGIIPTVMPTLLPMFLNNFIKKYPKVNLIIEELNTDEIIVRLKNGHLDAAIAATPLEEEKIKEVVLFYEPFVAYIPESHAVFDKKEIEVSDLNLDEILLLQDGHCFRDGILNLCKNNPGNSDKFNFHIESGSFETLIKLADEGLGTTLLPYLHTLDLKEKDKAKLKHFKDPKPAREVSLIYPKNELKIHIIDALRNVISGVVRGAIAFQDIQIISPIQKK; from the coding sequence ATGACAATTACTCAATTACAGTATGTTTTGGCTGTAGCCGAACACAAAAATTTTACATTGGCTGCCGAAAAATGCTTTGTTACGCAACCAACATTGAGCATGCAAATTCAAAAAATTGAAGAAGAACTCGGTATTCAAATTTTTGACCGAACTAAGAAACCTATTCAACTCACAGAAATTGGTCAGAAAATTGTAAATCAATCCAAAAACATCGTAAACGAAGCGAATCGAATTCAAGATATTGTAGATCAACAAAAAGGATTTATTGGTGGCGAATTTAGATTAGGAATTATTCCAACCGTTATGCCTACTTTATTGCCGATGTTTTTAAATAATTTTATTAAAAAATACCCGAAAGTCAATTTAATTATTGAAGAATTAAACACTGATGAAATCATTGTTAGGTTGAAAAATGGTCATCTGGATGCCGCTATTGCTGCCACTCCGTTGGAAGAAGAAAAAATTAAAGAAGTTGTTTTGTTTTATGAACCATTTGTGGCTTACATTCCTGAAAGTCATGCCGTTTTTGATAAAAAAGAAATTGAAGTTTCCGATTTAAATTTAGATGAAATTTTATTGCTTCAAGACGGACATTGTTTTAGAGACGGAATTTTGAATTTATGCAAAAACAATCCCGGAAACTCTGATAAATTTAATTTTCACATTGAAAGTGGAAGCTTTGAAACCTTAATAAAATTGGCAGATGAAGGATTAGGAACTACACTTCTGCCCTATCTTCATACGTTGGATTTAAAGGAAAAAGATAAAGCAAAGCTTAAACATTTTAAAGATCCGAAACCGGCTCGTGAAGTAAGTTTAATTTATCCAAAAAATGAACTGAAAATTCACATTATTGATGCCTTACGCAATGTAATTAGTGGCGTCGTTCGAGGAGCAATTGCTTTTCAGGACATTCAGATAATTAGTCCGATTCAAAAGAAGTAA
- a CDS encoding Dps family protein, with translation MKTNSLGLDLKKTEVLAAELNILLANFQVYYQNLRGLHWNIRGKRFFDLHVKFEELYNDSQLKIDLIAERILTLGGRPLHTFEDYIKNNKLFVGKDISKDEEAVSLVVNSLAQLLKIERVILKQSDEALDEGTNSMMSDFIKEQEKIMWMMKAWLEEEI, from the coding sequence ATGAAAACGAACAGTTTAGGGTTAGATTTAAAGAAAACAGAGGTATTGGCGGCCGAATTAAATATTTTATTAGCAAATTTTCAGGTGTATTATCAAAACTTAAGAGGATTACATTGGAACATTCGTGGTAAACGATTTTTTGATCTTCATGTTAAATTTGAAGAACTTTATAATGATAGTCAATTGAAAATTGATTTAATTGCCGAACGAATTCTAACATTAGGAGGCAGACCATTACATACATTTGAAGATTATATCAAAAATAATAAATTGTTTGTAGGTAAAGATATTTCTAAAGATGAAGAAGCTGTTAGCTTGGTTGTCAATTCATTAGCTCAATTGTTAAAAATTGAACGAGTGATTTTGAAACAATCAGATGAGGCATTAGATGAGGGAACTAACTCAATGATGAGCGATTTTATCAAAGAACAAGAAAAAATAATGTGGATGATGAAGGCTTGGTTGGAAGAAGAAATATAG
- a CDS encoding SulP family inorganic anion transporter: MTKKTNLLGHLKSDFASGLVVFLVALPLCLGIALASGAPLFSGIISGVIGGIIVGFLSKSHISVTGPAAGLTAIVLTAITDLGAYEIFLTAVIIAGLLQLLLGFLKAGSISNYFPTNVIEGMLAGIGIIIFLKQIPHAVGYDKVSEGDTSFFEKGGSNMFETIVDAFNYINYGSIIITLVALAILILWDKVPFLKSLKLVPAALIAVFSGIIINEIFIRTGSVLQVSSDHLVSLPTPSSFTEFKEMFVLPDFSIATLSNPKVWIVGVTIAIVASIETLLCIEAADRMDPYKRFTNTNVELKAQGFGNLLSGLIGGLPMTSVVVRSSANANAGARTKSSAIIHGLLLMISVLTIAPFLNKIPLATLAAILLLIGYRLAKPAHFIHFIKKGKYQYIPFIATVVAVVFLDLLKGVALGMLISIFFVLRGNFKRAYLFKKEDYHDDDVIHIQLAQEVSFLNKAAIKNTLNNLPEKSKVVIDASDTVYIAHDVLDLIEEFKDIRAVDEDIEVVLIGFKDAYNLDNSDEGQHVSLKKE, translated from the coding sequence ATGACAAAAAAAACAAATCTTTTAGGTCACCTAAAATCAGATTTTGCATCCGGTTTGGTGGTATTCTTAGTAGCACTTCCTTTGTGTTTAGGAATTGCTTTAGCATCCGGTGCTCCGCTTTTTTCCGGAATTATTTCAGGTGTAATCGGTGGTATTATAGTTGGATTTTTAAGTAAATCTCACATCAGTGTTACCGGTCCTGCAGCCGGTTTAACGGCCATTGTTTTAACAGCAATTACCGATTTAGGTGCTTATGAAATCTTTTTAACCGCTGTAATTATCGCAGGACTTTTACAACTTTTATTAGGCTTTTTAAAAGCAGGAAGTATATCTAATTATTTTCCCACCAATGTTATCGAAGGAATGCTTGCGGGTATTGGTATTATTATTTTCCTAAAACAAATTCCGCATGCTGTTGGCTATGATAAAGTGAGCGAAGGAGATACTTCTTTCTTTGAAAAAGGTGGTTCTAATATGTTTGAAACGATTGTTGATGCTTTTAATTATATCAATTACGGTTCCATTATAATCACATTAGTAGCTTTAGCTATTTTGATTTTATGGGATAAAGTTCCGTTCTTAAAAAGTTTAAAATTAGTTCCGGCAGCTTTAATTGCTGTTTTTTCAGGGATTATTATCAATGAAATTTTTATAAGAACTGGAAGTGTACTTCAAGTATCAAGTGATCATTTAGTTTCGTTGCCAACACCATCTTCTTTTACAGAGTTTAAAGAAATGTTTGTACTTCCCGATTTTTCAATTGCTACACTTAGCAATCCTAAAGTTTGGATAGTAGGTGTAACCATTGCCATTGTTGCTTCTATTGAAACATTATTGTGTATTGAAGCTGCTGATAGAATGGATCCATACAAACGTTTTACAAACACCAATGTGGAATTAAAAGCTCAAGGATTTGGTAATTTATTAAGTGGTTTAATTGGTGGTTTACCTATGACTTCGGTTGTTGTACGTTCTTCTGCCAACGCAAATGCAGGTGCCAGAACAAAATCTTCGGCAATTATTCATGGACTTTTATTGATGATTAGTGTGCTCACAATTGCTCCTTTTTTAAATAAAATTCCATTAGCAACATTAGCAGCAATATTACTTTTAATTGGATACAGATTAGCTAAACCTGCTCATTTCATCCATTTCATTAAAAAAGGAAAGTACCAATATATTCCATTTATTGCCACTGTTGTAGCTGTTGTATTTTTAGATCTACTTAAAGGAGTTGCGTTAGGTATGCTGATTAGTATTTTCTTTGTTTTGAGAGGGAATTTCAAACGAGCCTATTTGTTCAAAAAAGAAGATTATCATGATGATGATGTCATTCATATTCAATTGGCTCAAGAGGTTTCTTTCTTAAACAAAGCGGCAATCAAAAACACATTGAATAATTTACCTGAAAAATCAAAAGTAGTGATTGATGCATCAGATACGGTTTATATTGCACATGATGTACTTGATTTGATTGAAGAATTTAAAGACATTAGAGCCGTGGATGAAGATATTGAGGTTGTTTTAATTGGCTTTAAAGATGCCTATAATCTAGATAATAGTGATGAAGGGCAGCATGTTTCCCTTAAGAAAGAATAA
- the can gene encoding carbonate dehydratase: MSEFYKKILDNNKQWVENKLKLDPNFFEGLSKGQTPPLLWIGCSDSRVPANEIIGAAPGEVFVHRNIANMVIHSDMNMLSVLDYAVNALKVKHVIVCGHYGCGGVKAAMGNSSIGVIDNWIRHIKDVYRFHQAELDDIENEDDRFNKFVELNVKEQVFDLAKTSIVQSAWKSGQDLTIHGWVYGLNSGYVTDLGVNFKNNDELDEVYQLKF; the protein is encoded by the coding sequence ATGAGCGAGTTTTATAAAAAAATATTAGACAATAATAAGCAGTGGGTTGAAAATAAATTAAAATTAGATCCGAATTTTTTTGAAGGATTATCAAAAGGACAAACTCCACCTTTATTATGGATTGGATGTTCAGATAGTCGTGTTCCTGCAAACGAGATTATTGGTGCAGCACCAGGCGAAGTTTTTGTACACAGAAACATTGCTAACATGGTTATTCATAGCGATATGAATATGCTAAGCGTTTTAGATTATGCTGTAAACGCATTAAAAGTGAAACATGTTATTGTTTGCGGACATTATGGCTGTGGTGGTGTAAAAGCCGCCATGGGAAATAGTTCTATCGGTGTCATTGATAACTGGATTAGACACATAAAAGATGTATATCGTTTTCATCAAGCCGAATTGGATGACATTGAAAATGAAGATGATCGTTTCAATAAATTTGTAGAATTAAACGTAAAAGAACAAGTGTTTGATTTAGCTAAAACATCTATCGTTCAGTCGGCTTGGAAGTCAGGTCAAGATTTAACGATTCACGGATGGGTTTACGGATTGAATTCCGGTTACGTAACAGATTTAGGTGTAAACTTCAAAAATAACGATGAGTTAGACGAAGTTTATCAGTTGAAATTTTAA
- a CDS encoding lipocalin family protein, translated as MKKFIIVLSSLSLIGCSNDDESTQTQQSIYGKWFHKEIVVNNIVFPYDDHEPCGKDYIEFYDQNKIRSIDVWDCEEDVDWIGSFVKTNNNLTISNGSESRTVEIIELNENSLIYQYHYDENNDGINEHYIEKFTRN; from the coding sequence ATGAAAAAATTTATAATAGTATTAAGTTCACTATCCTTAATAGGCTGCTCTAATGATGATGAATCTACACAAACTCAACAAAGTATTTATGGTAAATGGTTTCATAAAGAAATTGTAGTTAATAATATTGTATTTCCTTATGACGATCATGAACCTTGTGGAAAAGATTATATTGAATTTTATGATCAAAATAAAATAAGAAGTATAGATGTTTGGGATTGTGAAGAAGATGTTGATTGGATTGGTTCATTTGTTAAAACAAACAACAATCTGACTATTTCTAATGGTTCTGAAAGTAGAACAGTAGAAATAATTGAACTAAATGAGAATTCTTTAATTTATCAATATCATTATGATGAAAATAATGATGGTATTAATGAACACTATATTGAAAAATTTACACGAAATTAA
- a CDS encoding LETM1-related biofilm-associated protein, translating to MINPSAQGWVDKFFSKYYLLNSPYLYNTKDFYCRTRETGFIYGHVVSIDTLEPLSMQGWTSEEVSKVALLNTLFGIYQLTEKNPEKGNFIDLTLDFYNLMHPKGFSFFKKILPSESKAIQLEKIIDSRVQTNDNIVSKNFSHIVTNALLFIDVLAFHNYLVNGELTKGYVQKLEEIIVGVVTFSLTTKSNKSHYDDLLIKLFETSVRYTKFSGFKISDLNALNLDFLQTDLEKYYVMDLAGMAIWSDEKLEKNEVAFLYDLGSILKLERFYIVESLMVIDEFIKKYRADIPYFNYSNPIKHFYDQTTQSVVMLITRNRKRLYKELTESKDLVKLLAASTTRELDANEKKRMKKQLLDVCKTIPSLTIFLLPGGSLLLPILIKFIPQMLPSAFNENLD from the coding sequence ATGATTAATCCTTCTGCACAAGGTTGGGTAGATAAATTTTTCAGCAAATATTATTTGTTGAATTCGCCTTATTTATACAACACGAAGGATTTTTATTGCAGAACAAGAGAGACCGGATTTATTTACGGTCATGTTGTGAGTATTGATACTCTTGAGCCTTTATCTATGCAAGGTTGGACATCTGAGGAAGTTTCTAAAGTTGCGTTATTGAATACACTTTTTGGCATTTATCAGTTAACTGAAAAAAATCCTGAAAAAGGGAATTTTATAGATTTGACGTTGGATTTTTATAATCTCATGCATCCGAAGGGATTTTCGTTTTTTAAAAAGATTTTACCATCTGAAAGTAAAGCCATTCAATTGGAAAAAATCATCGATTCCAGAGTTCAAACGAATGATAATATTGTGAGCAAGAATTTTTCGCATATTGTTACGAATGCACTTTTGTTTATTGATGTTTTAGCCTTTCATAATTATTTGGTAAACGGTGAATTAACCAAAGGTTATGTTCAAAAACTAGAAGAAATTATTGTTGGTGTTGTTACATTTTCATTAACAACAAAATCAAACAAATCGCATTATGATGATTTATTGATTAAATTATTTGAAACCTCCGTTCGCTATACCAAATTTTCAGGATTCAAGATAAGTGATTTGAATGCATTGAATTTGGATTTCCTTCAAACCGATTTAGAAAAATATTATGTCATGGATTTGGCAGGAATGGCAATTTGGAGTGATGAAAAATTGGAAAAAAATGAAGTTGCTTTTTTATATGATTTAGGTTCTATTTTAAAATTAGAACGATTTTATATTGTTGAAAGTCTAATGGTGATTGATGAATTTATCAAGAAATACCGAGCTGATATTCCGTATTTTAATTATTCCAACCCTATTAAGCATTTTTATGATCAAACCACGCAAAGTGTGGTTATGCTCATTACGCGAAATAGAAAAAGATTATATAAAGAATTGACGGAAAGTAAAGATTTGGTTAAACTTCTCGCCGCCTCAACCACAAGAGAATTAGATGCCAATGAAAAAAAACGAATGAAAAAACAATTGTTGGATGTTTGCAAAACAATTCCATCATTAACAATTTTTTTGCTACCGGGCGGTAGTTTGCTTTTACCTATTTTAATAAAATTTATTCCGCAGATGCTTCCATCGGCATTTAATGAGAATTTGGATTAG
- a CDS encoding M42 family metallopeptidase → MSAKTILKKSSLTFLENYLNNASPTGYESEGQKLWMDYVKPYVDTFITDTYGTAVGVVNPDAPYKVVIEGHSDEISWYVNYITDNGLIYVIRNGGSDHQIAPSKRVNIHTKKGIVKGVFGWPAIHTRNRGKEETARIDNLFIDLGCSTKEEVEKMGVHVGCVITYPDEFMVLNENKFVCRAIDNRMGGFMIAEVARLLHENKKKLPFGLYITNSVQEEVGLRGAEMITKTIKPNVAIVTDVCHDTTTPMIDKKIEGETQIGKGPVITYAPAVQNNLRELIINTAEEKKIPFQRLASSRITGTDTDAFAYSNGGVASALISLPLRYMHTTVEMVHRDDVENVIKLIYETILKIENNETFSYFK, encoded by the coding sequence ATGTCTGCAAAAACCATACTAAAAAAATCATCGCTCACTTTTTTAGAGAATTATTTAAATAATGCTTCTCCAACCGGCTATGAATCTGAGGGTCAAAAACTTTGGATGGACTATGTAAAACCGTATGTTGACACGTTTATTACTGATACTTACGGAACTGCTGTTGGCGTTGTAAACCCCGATGCTCCTTATAAAGTTGTGATAGAAGGTCATTCGGATGAAATTTCATGGTATGTGAATTATATCACCGATAACGGATTAATTTATGTAATCAGAAATGGTGGTTCCGATCATCAAATTGCACCGTCGAAACGCGTGAACATTCATACCAAAAAAGGAATTGTAAAAGGAGTTTTCGGTTGGCCGGCAATTCATACCCGAAATCGTGGCAAAGAAGAAACGGCTCGCATTGATAATTTATTTATCGATTTAGGTTGTTCTACTAAAGAAGAAGTGGAAAAAATGGGTGTTCATGTGGGCTGCGTCATCACTTATCCGGATGAATTTATGGTGTTGAATGAAAATAAATTTGTTTGTCGTGCCATCGATAACCGAATGGGCGGATTTATGATTGCCGAAGTTGCCCGATTATTACACGAAAACAAAAAGAAATTGCCTTTTGGATTATACATTACAAATTCGGTTCAAGAAGAAGTTGGTTTGCGTGGTGCCGAAATGATTACCAAAACCATCAAACCAAACGTTGCTATTGTAACCGATGTTTGTCACGACACCACTACCCCAATGATCGACAAAAAAATTGAAGGTGAAACACAAATTGGAAAAGGTCCGGTAATCACATATGCTCCGGCTGTGCAAAATAATCTACGTGAATTAATCATTAACACGGCGGAAGAAAAGAAAATTCCGTTTCAGCGTTTAGCTTCTTCACGAATTACAGGAACAGATACCGATGCTTTTGCGTATAGTAATGGTGGAGTTGCTTCGGCCTTAATTTCGCTTCCTCTTCGTTATATGCACACCACGGTGGAAATGGTTCATCGCGACGATGTAGAAAATGTGATTAAGTTAATTTATGAAACCATACTGAAAATTGAGAATAATGAAACGTTCTCCTACTTCAAATAA
- a CDS encoding DUF4294 domain-containing protein → MKPNLLFLVCLLFSTVAFGQETETKKDSTVIYYLIGNDSILRTSLDLEEVVVTGKKSNKEDEDRKKFLLLQQRVLKVYPYAKAAADNLTKLNQNMGKFKTEREKKKYFKIVENYLENEFEEQLKKLSRKQGQILVKLIHRQTGKTTYTLVKDLKSGWKAFWASNTAKVFDINLKEEYDPFAVTEDFLIESILIKAFNEGRLQRQPPAKFIDYTELSATWKDKVQKAKDKQAEN, encoded by the coding sequence ATGAAACCCAATCTACTATTTTTAGTATGCTTACTCTTTTCAACCGTTGCTTTTGGTCAGGAAACTGAGACAAAGAAAGATTCTACGGTGATTTATTATTTGATTGGTAATGATTCTATTCTTCGCACATCGCTTGATTTAGAAGAAGTTGTTGTCACCGGAAAAAAATCAAATAAAGAGGATGAAGATCGTAAAAAGTTTCTTTTGCTACAGCAACGTGTGTTAAAAGTTTATCCTTATGCTAAAGCGGCAGCAGATAATTTGACCAAGCTAAATCAAAACATGGGCAAATTTAAAACTGAAAGAGAAAAAAAGAAATATTTTAAAATAGTTGAAAATTATCTTGAAAACGAATTTGAAGAACAACTCAAAAAATTGTCACGCAAGCAAGGACAAATTTTAGTAAAACTTATTCATCGTCAAACAGGAAAAACAACATATACATTGGTTAAGGATTTGAAAAGTGGTTGGAAAGCTTTCTGGGCAAGCAACACGGCAAAAGTGTTCGATATCAATTTAAAGGAAGAATATGATCCTTTTGCAGTGACCGAAGATTTTTTGATCGAGAGTATTTTGATTAAAGCATTCAACGAAGGAAGATTGCAACGTCAACCACCGGCAAAATTCATTGATTATACTGAACTTTCAGCCACTTGGAAAGACAAAGTTCAAAAAGCAAAAGACAAACAAGCCGAAAATTAA